In Solanum lycopersicum chromosome 5, SLM_r2.1, the following are encoded in one genomic region:
- the LOC101264721 gene encoding probable pre-mRNA-splicing factor ATP-dependent RNA helicase DEAH4 produces the protein MGDLPIVRFEEKIVETVKENPVVVVIGETGSGKSTQLPQILYRRGYAKSGIIAVTQPRRVAAVSVSRRVAQEQNVRIGEEVGYAIRFEDRTSEKTRIKYLTDGVLLRESLFNPELNQYSVIILDEAHERSLNTDILLGLMKRLIKWRHSNLKVLITSATLDGGKVSRFFSDCPVLTVPGELFPVEIVHISEPPKSYVEASLKKAIDIHVREPEGDILIFMTGQDDIEKLVLKLEERVQSLEEGSCMDALILPLHGSLPPEMQVRVFSPPPPNCRRFIVSTNIAETSLTVDGVVYVIDSGYVKQRQYNPSTGMYSLEVVQISKVQAKQRAGRAGRTRPGKCYRLYPSTVYHDDFLDATVPEIQRSSLAGTVLYLKSLDLADMDILKFDFLDSPSVKSLEDALKQLYLVDALDENGSITSLGRKMAELPLEPSLSRTLLEANELDCLSQALTVVSMLSAETTLLPAPSKSSEKKRRHTPSNLPDGFGLGDHIQLLQIYEQWYQTDYNIDWCKENNLQVRGMLFVRDVRKQLSQIMQKITEGSLDVQTSNRRRGGQQEYKNLRKALCIGYANQLAERMIRHNGYRPLGFKSELVQVHPSSVLKSDEDGMLPNYVVYHELIVTSRPFMRNVCAVEMRWVAPILAKLEKLNVFKLSGGSSQPDNQIQEVALTVEKKEIAAVQPPEDRASMIQAARERFLARKGQK, from the exons ATGGGGGATTTACCTATAGTACGATTTGAGGAGAAAATCGTAGAAACAGTGAAGGAAAACCCAGTAGTAGTTGTTATTGGTGAGACTGGTTCTGGTAAAAGTACACAACTTCCACAAATACTTTACCGAAGGGGCTATGCTAAATCTGGAATCATCGCTGTTACTCAGCCTCGCCGTGTTGCTGCTGTTTCTGTTTCTAG ACGAGTTGCACAGGAGCAAAATGTTCGAATTGGAGAGGAAGTCGGTTATGCCATAAGATTTGAAGATAGAACTTCGGAAAAAACCCGTATCAA GTATCTTACGGATGGAGTGCTCCTTCGCGAGAGTCTTTTTAATCCGGAGCTGAATCAGTATTCGGTCATCATATTGGATGAAGCTCATGAGAGGAGTTTGAACAC GGATATATTGCTAGGTCTAATGAAAAGATTAATCAAATGGCGTCACTCAAACTTGAAAGTCTTgatcacatcagcaactcttGATGGTGGAAAGGTATCTAGGTTCTTCTCTGACTGCCCCGTCCTTACTGTACCAGGAGAGTTATTTCCCGTGGAAATAGTACACATCTCAGAGCCTCCTAAAAGCTATGTCGAAGCTTCTTTAAAAAAAGCTATTG ATATTCACGTACGGGAGCCAGAAGGagacattttaatatttatgacAGGGCAG GATGACATAGAGAAGTTGGTACTGAAGTTGGAGGAGAGAGTTCAAAGTTTAGAAGAAGGTTCTTGTATGGATGCCCTAATCCTTCCTCTTCATGGATCCTTACCACCTGAGATGCAG GTGCGTGTTTTCAGTCCTCCGCCTCCAAATTGTAGGCGGTTTATTGTTTCTACAAATATTGCTGAAACTTCCTTGACTGTTGACGGTGTTGT GTATGTTATTGACTCTGGGTATGTGAAGCAGCGACAGTATAACCCATCCACTGGCATGTACTCGTTAGAGGTTGTTCAGATTAGCAA GGTGCAGGCAAAGCAGCGTGCAGGACGTGCTGGAAGAACACGTCCTGGAAAATGTTATCGTTTATATCCCTCTACCGTTTACCATGATGACTTTTTGGATGCAACGGTTCCTGAAATACAAAGGTCTTCACTGGCTGGAACTGTACTTTATTTGAAGTCCTTAGATCTTGCCGATATGGATATTCTCAAATTTGATTTTCTCGACTCTCCTTCCG TCAAGTCTTTGGAGGATGCCTTGAAGCAATTATATTTAGTCGATGCACTTGATGAAAATGGTTCAATCACAAGTCTTGGACGAAAAATGGCTG AGCTTCCACTGGAACCTTCTCTTTCGAGGACCTTATTAGAGGCAAATGAGTTGGATTGCTTGTCCCAAGCATTGACTGTTGTTTCCATGTTGTCTGCTGAGACCACATTGCTTCCCGCCCCAAG TAAGAGCTCTGAGAAGAAGAGGAGGCACACTCCTTCGAACCTTCCTGATGGTTTTGGCTTGGGTGATCACATCCAGCTACTCCAAATTTATGAGCAATGGTACCAGACCGACTACAACATAGACTGGTGTAAAGAAAACAACTTACAG GTCCGCGGGATGTTGTTTGTGAGAGATGTCAGGAAACAGTTATCTCAAATAATGCAAAAAATCACTGAAG GCTCATTAGATGTCCAAACAAGCAATAGACGGAGAGGTGGCCAACAGGAGTACAAAAATTTGAGGAAAGCACTGTGCATTGGCTACGCAAATCAGCTTGCTGAACGAATGATTCGACATAACGGGTATCGGCCTCTTGGTTTCAAGTCTGAACTCGTACAG GTCCATCCATCTTCTGTGCTAAAATCAGATGAGGATGGGATGCTTCCAAACTATGTCGTCTATCATGAATTAATAGTTACATCACGCCCATTTATGCGTAATGTATGTGCAGTTGAGATGCGATGGGTTGCACCAATCTTAGCGAAGCTTGAGAAACTAAATGTGTTCAAACTGAG TGGGGGATCTAGCCAGCCTGATAACCAAATTCAAGAAGTAGCTTTGACtgtggaaaagaaagaaattgcTGCAGTTCAGCCACCCGAAGACCGTGCCAGCATGATACAAGCTGCTCGGGAACGATTTCTAGCTCGGAAAGGTCAGAAGTAG